One genomic segment of Jaculus jaculus isolate mJacJac1 chromosome 2, mJacJac1.mat.Y.cur, whole genome shotgun sequence includes these proteins:
- the Acp5 gene encoding tartrate-resistant acid phosphatase type 5 yields the protein MDHLPVLLALQAVLLTPLAHCSTASSTLRFVAVGDWGGVPNAPFHTAREMANAKEIARTVQIMGADFIMSLGDNFYFTGVRDADDKRFQETFEDVFSDRALRNVPWYVLAGNHDHLGNVSAQIAYSKISKRWNFPSPFYRLHFKIPRTNMTVAIFMLDTVMLCGNSDDFVSQQPTMPQDLGMARTQLSWLKKQLAAAKEDYVLVAGHYPIWSIAEHGPTRCLVKHLRPLLATYGVTAYLCGHDHNLQYLQDENGVGYVLSGAGNFMDPSMRHQRKVPNGYLRFHYGSEDSLGGFTYIEIGPKEMSITYIEASGKSLFKTSLPRRRARP from the exons ATGGACCACTTGCCGGTGCTGCTGGCTCTGCAAGCCGTGCTGCTCACACCCCTGGCTCACTGTTCTACTGCTTCCTCCACCCTGCGCTTTGTGGCTGTGGGCGACTGGGGAGGGGTCCCCAATGCCCCATTCCACACAGCCCGGGAAATGGCCAACGCTAAAGAAATTGCCAGGACTGTGCAGATCATGGGCGCTGACTTCATCATGTCCCTGGGGGACAACTTCTACTTCACCGGCGTGCGCGACGCAGACGACAAGAGGTTTCAG gAAACCTTTGAAGATGTGTTCTCAGACCGTGCCCTCCGCAATGTGCCCTGGTATGTGCTGGCTGGTAACCATGACCACCTTGGCAATGTCTCTGCACAAATTGCCTACTCCAAGATCTCCAAGCGCTG GAACTTCCCAAGCCCCTTCTACCGCCTGCATTTCAAAATCCCACGGACCAACATGACCGTGGCCATCTTCATGCTAGACACGGTCATGCTCTGTGGCAACTCAGATGACTTTGTCAGCCAGCAGCCCACCATGCCTCAAGACCTCGGAATGGCCCGCACCCAGCTGTCCTGGCTCAAGAAGCAGCTGGCAGCAGCCAAGGAGGACTATGTGCTGGTGGCTGGCCACTACCCCATCTGGTCCATAGCTGAGCACGGACCCACCCGCTGCCTAGTCAAGCACTTGCGGCCACTGCTGGCCACATATGGGGTCACTGCCTACCTGTGTGGTCACGACCACAACCTGCAG TATCTTCAGGACGAGAATGGTGTGGGCTACGTGCTGAGCGGAGCCGGGAATTTCATGGACCCCTCCATGCGGCACCAGCGGAAGGTCCCCAATGGCTACCTGCGCTTCCACTATGGATCCGAGGATTCATTAGGCGGTTTCACCTACATTGAGATAGGTCCCAAAGAAATGAGCATCACCTACATTGAAGCTTCCGGAAAATCACTCTTCAAAACCAGCCTCCCGCGGCGGCGAGCCAGACCCTAA